From Eleftheria terrae, the proteins below share one genomic window:
- the flhC gene encoding flagellar transcriptional regulator FlhC produces the protein MRSKSILTEAKQIERAVTLIQLGARLQVLESETDLSYERLLRLYKEVSGKSPSKGQLPFSTDWFMTWQPNIHASLFLNIHEYLNKVAEIDEIDTIIKAYRLYLEQTQAQGLEPLLSVTRAWRLVKFIDNGMLTMTKCSKCGGHFVTHPHEIAKHFVCGMCNPPARAGKGKAAGSLQTGH, from the coding sequence ATGCGCAGCAAAAGCATCCTCACCGAAGCCAAGCAGATCGAACGCGCCGTCACGCTGATCCAGCTGGGAGCCCGGCTGCAGGTGCTGGAGTCGGAAACCGACCTGTCCTACGAGCGCCTGCTGCGCTTGTACAAGGAGGTCTCGGGCAAGTCGCCGTCGAAAGGCCAGCTGCCGTTCTCGACCGACTGGTTCATGACCTGGCAGCCGAACATCCACGCTTCGCTGTTCCTGAACATCCACGAATACCTGAACAAGGTGGCAGAGATCGACGAGATCGACACCATCATCAAGGCGTATCGACTCTACCTCGAGCAGACGCAGGCCCAGGGCCTGGAGCCGCTGCTGTCCGTCACCCGCGCGTGGCGCCTGGTGAAATTCATCGACAACGGCATGCTGACGATGACCAAGTGCTCCAAGTGTGGCGGCCATTTCGTGACCCATCCGCACGAGATCGCCAAGCATTTCGTCTGCGGCATGTGCAACCCGCCGGCGCGCGCCGGCAAGGGCAAGGCGGCCGGCAGCCTGCAAACCGGCCATTGA
- a CDS encoding four-helix bundle copper-binding protein, translated as MTGIVNDPKVQQCIQDCLQCWAACRGAALRQCLDLGGPHAEQDHLSLMMNCADLCQATANFMLSGSTLHSEVCAVCAKVCGACAQSCRQLGQLQDCEDACRRCADSCKEVAGTGMPATQTDDRLPTTGLPGGPARQGAYG; from the coding sequence GTGACAGGTATCGTGAACGACCCGAAGGTGCAGCAGTGCATTCAGGACTGCCTGCAATGCTGGGCCGCATGCCGGGGCGCCGCGTTGCGGCAATGCCTCGACCTGGGCGGGCCGCATGCCGAGCAGGACCACCTGAGCCTGATGATGAACTGCGCCGACCTTTGCCAGGCCACCGCCAACTTCATGCTCAGCGGCTCCACCCTGCATAGCGAGGTGTGCGCCGTGTGCGCCAAGGTGTGTGGCGCCTGCGCCCAAAGCTGCCGCCAGCTCGGCCAGTTGCAGGACTGCGAAGATGCCTGCCGGCGCTGCGCCGACAGCTGCAAGGAGGTGGCCGGCACCGGCATGCCGGCCACGCAGACCGATGATCGTCTTCCGACCACCGGCCTGCCGGGCGGGCCGGCGCGCCAAGGCGCCTACGGCTGA